The following are encoded in a window of Balaenoptera musculus isolate JJ_BM4_2016_0621 unplaced genomic scaffold, mBalMus1.pri.v3 scaffold_152_arrow_ctg1, whole genome shotgun sequence genomic DNA:
- the FAM240C gene encoding protein FAM240C isoform X1 translates to MPGTVSPSPYKSHGQTQSRRAGDTGGHLPKGAAPTGPDRPQTPSPSPTLCLGPALATDKMSKSYTLKNPGRVSYDAGMIKMFWEKKIELHTKQLQNEDMRMRRSALDRLRSEWARKLETRNQTMLSRQEAPPGPPRPAPPTSPQPEA, encoded by the exons ATGCCAGGCACCGTGTCACCAAGCCCGTATAAAAGTCACGGGCAGACACAGTCCAGGCGCGCTGGGGACACGGGAGGACACCTGCCTAAAGGAGCTGCGCCGACCGGCCCGGACAGACCTCAGA CACCATCTCCTTCTCCCACACTGTGCCTGGGTCCAGCCCTGGCCACAGAT AAAATGAGTAAAAGCTACACCTTGAAGAATCCGGGAAGGGTATCCTATGATGctgggatgataaaaatgttttgggagaaaaaaatcgaGCTTCACACTAAACAGCTGCAGAACGAGGACATGAGGATGCGCAGGAGTGCCCTGGACAG GCTCCGCAGCGAGTGGGCTCGGAAGCTGGAGACGAGGAATCAGACGATGCTGAGCCGCCAGGAGGCGCCCCCAGGCCCGCCCCGCCCGGCGCCCCCGACCAGCCCGCAGCCTGAGGCCTGA
- the FAM240C gene encoding protein FAM240C isoform X3, with product MSKSYTLKNPGRVSYDAGMIKMFWEKKIELHTKQLQNEDMRMRRSALDRLRSEWARKLETRNQTMLSRQEAPPGPPRPAPPTSPQPEA from the exons ATGAGTAAAAGCTACACCTTGAAGAATCCGGGAAGGGTATCCTATGATGctgggatgataaaaatgttttgggagaaaaaaatcgaGCTTCACACTAAACAGCTGCAGAACGAGGACATGAGGATGCGCAGGAGTGCCCTGGACAG GCTCCGCAGCGAGTGGGCTCGGAAGCTGGAGACGAGGAATCAGACGATGCTGAGCCGCCAGGAGGCGCCCCCAGGCCCGCCCCGCCCGGCGCCCCCGACCAGCCCGCAGCCTGAGGCCTGA
- the FAM240C gene encoding protein FAM240C isoform X2 → MQKMSKSYTLKNPGRVSYDAGMIKMFWEKKIELHTKQLQNEDMRMRRSALDRLRSEWARKLETRNQTMLSRQEAPPGPPRPAPPTSPQPEA, encoded by the exons ATGCAG AAAATGAGTAAAAGCTACACCTTGAAGAATCCGGGAAGGGTATCCTATGATGctgggatgataaaaatgttttgggagaaaaaaatcgaGCTTCACACTAAACAGCTGCAGAACGAGGACATGAGGATGCGCAGGAGTGCCCTGGACAG GCTCCGCAGCGAGTGGGCTCGGAAGCTGGAGACGAGGAATCAGACGATGCTGAGCCGCCAGGAGGCGCCCCCAGGCCCGCCCCGCCCGGCGCCCCCGACCAGCCCGCAGCCTGAGGCCTGA